One window of the Haemorhous mexicanus isolate bHaeMex1 chromosome 15, bHaeMex1.pri, whole genome shotgun sequence genome contains the following:
- the UBLCP1 gene encoding ubiquitin-like domain-containing CTD phosphatase 1, with product MSLSLIIKWGGQEYTITSLSEEDTVLDLKQSLKGLTGVLPERQKLLGLKMKGKPADDDVKLGALKLKPNTKIMMMGTREESLEDVLGPPPDNDDVVNDFDIEEEVVEVENREENLLKISRRVKEYKVEILNPPREGKKLLVLDVDYTLFDHRSCAETGVELMRPYLHEFLTSAYEDYDIVIWSATNMKWIEAKMKELGVSTNANYKITFMLDSAAMITVHTPRRGLIDVKPLGVIWGKFSEYYSKKNTIMFDDIGRNFLMNPQNGLKIRPFMKAHLNRDKDKELLKLTQYLKEIAKLDDFLELNHKHWERYLSKKQGQ from the exons atgtctctctctctcataaTAAAATGGGGTGGACAGGAGTACACGATAACCTCTCTGTCAGAAGAAGACACAGTGTTGGACCTGAAACAGTCTCTGAAGGGCCTCACTGGAGTGTTACCAGAGCGTCAGAAACTGCTTGGGCTTAAAATGAAGG GCAAACCTGCAGATGATGATGTTAAGCTTGGAGCCCTCAAGTTGAAACCAAATACTAAGATAATGATGATGGGCACTCGTGAAGAGAGTTTG GAAGATGTCCTTGGGCCGCCTCCAGATAATGATGATGTGGTCAACGACTTTGATATTGAAGAGGAAGTTGTGGAAGTAGAAAATAG GGAAGAAAACCTACTAAAAATTTCCCGTAGAGTTAAAGAATACAAAGTGGAAATTCTGAATCCTcctagagaaggaaaaaagctgcTGGTGCTAGATGTTGATTATACACTATTTG ACCACAGGTCATGTGCTGAAACTGGGGTAGAGCTGATGAGGCCATACCTTCATGAATTCCTGACTTCTGCATATGAGGACTATGATATTGTAATTTGGT CTGCTACTAATATGAAGTGGATTGAAGCCAAAATGAAA GAGCTCGGGGTGAGTACCAATGCAAACTACAAGATCACTTTCATGCTGGACAGTGCTGCCATGATAACAGTGCACACTCCTCGGAGAGGACTAATAGAT GTGAAGCCTCTTGGTGTTATCTGGGGAAAGTTTTCAGAAtattacagcaaaaaaaatactattatgTTTGATGATATTGGCCGAAACTTCCTGATGAACCCACAGAATGGACTCAAG ATAAGGCCTTTTATGAAAGCACATTTAAATCGGGATAAAGACAAGGAGCTTCTAAAGCTCACCCAATACCTCAAAGAAATAGCAAAATTAGATGACTTTTTGGAGCTGAATCACAAACATTGGGAAAG gtATCTTTCGAAGAAGCAAGGACAGTAA